The following coding sequences are from one Campylobacter sp. RM16187 window:
- a CDS encoding phosphatidylserine decarboxylase encodes MRKKISQIFGKIAGTKFPKFIQDFINSNYVRHFKIDMSEFKNPQDYESLTALFTRELMIPRKFDEAKEVLISPSDGLCLECGISNLRKAISIKGHEYSITELLDSALSEEDAGRQEEFVYANIYLSPRDYHRYHAPCDIEILSALYVPGDLYSVSVKALEKVENLYALNERVVLKCRISNKKIVWLVFVGALNVGKMKFIFDNRIQTNAMASFVQSYEYENLSVRKGELLGYFELGSTIVIVGEKDSLELNLFNSKVLKFGDSVGIIKA; translated from the coding sequence ATGAGAAAGAAAATTTCTCAAATTTTTGGCAAAATCGCAGGAACTAAATTTCCGAAATTTATACAAGATTTTATAAATTCAAACTACGTCAGACACTTTAAAATCGATATGAGCGAGTTTAAAAATCCGCAAGATTACGAGAGTTTGACCGCGCTTTTTACCAGAGAGCTTATGATACCTAGAAAATTTGATGAAGCCAAAGAGGTGCTTATAAGCCCAAGCGACGGGCTTTGCCTTGAGTGCGGTATTAGCAATTTAAGAAAAGCTATTAGTATAAAAGGACACGAATACTCCATAACCGAGCTTTTAGACTCCGCTTTGAGCGAAGAGGATGCTGGTCGTCAAGAGGAGTTTGTCTATGCCAATATCTATCTAAGTCCTAGGGACTATCACCGCTATCATGCTCCTTGCGATATTGAAATTTTAAGCGCTCTTTATGTCCCTGGAGATTTATATAGTGTAAGCGTCAAGGCTCTTGAGAAAGTTGAAAATCTATATGCCCTTAACGAAAGAGTTGTTTTAAAGTGTAGAATTTCAAATAAAAAGATAGTTTGGCTTGTATTTGTCGGAGCTTTAAACGTTGGAAAGATGAAATTTATTTTTGATAATAGAATTCAAACCAATGCGATGGCCTCATTTGTCCAAAGCTATGAGTATGAAAATTTAAGTGTCAGAAAAGGTGAACTTTTGGGTTATTTTGAGCTAGGCTCCACGATTGTGATAGTCGGTGAAAAAGATAGCTTAGAGCTTAATCTTTTTAACTCTAAAGTTTTAAAATTCGGCGACAGTGTCGGAATTATAAAGGCTTAA
- a CDS encoding Crp/Fnr family transcriptional regulator: MLGQIPFFKELDQEELNQLEKISIIKKYKKGEFLFMEGEDSKWLHLLLKGSLKLYKTTPKGKEIFMHQLNAMNFVAELGNFENIKFPASALFVTSGEVLKIDYEKFYKDFLSNPQISVSIIKSLSQKLKIASDVLHQELVLSSEAKVAKFLTDHQDLFNTLKHVKIASILNITPETLSRTLAKFRAQELVDLDQNNKIINISETKLKNFFDN, translated from the coding sequence ATTTTAGGACAAATTCCATTTTTTAAAGAGCTGGACCAAGAGGAGCTTAATCAGCTAGAAAAAATCAGCATAATTAAAAAATATAAAAAAGGCGAATTTTTGTTTATGGAAGGAGAGGATTCTAAGTGGCTCCATCTTCTTCTAAAAGGCTCATTGAAACTTTATAAAACTACACCAAAAGGAAAAGAAATTTTTATGCATCAACTCAATGCTATGAATTTCGTAGCAGAGCTTGGAAATTTTGAAAACATTAAATTTCCTGCCAGTGCTTTATTTGTAACCTCGGGAGAGGTTTTAAAGATAGATTACGAGAAGTTTTATAAAGATTTTCTGTCTAATCCTCAAATTTCGGTATCTATTATAAAATCTCTATCTCAAAAACTAAAAATTGCAAGCGATGTTTTGCATCAGGAGCTTGTTTTAAGCTCGGAGGCAAAGGTTGCTAAATTTTTAACAGATCATCAAGACCTTTTTAATACATTAAAGCATGTAAAAATTGCTTCAATCTTAAATATAACTCCGGAAACTTTATCGAGAACACTCGCGAAATTTAGGGCACAAGAGCTTGTTGATTTGGATCAGAACAACAAAATAATCAATATATCAGAGACAAAGCTTAAAAATTTTTTTGATAACTGA
- a CDS encoding multiheme c-type cytochrome: MLKKVIALLACLFSFAFAESISDANLVKNLKVDRNLTPLAKSCVECHAKETPGIVADWKNSRHAHVGVSCTDCHSHPADSPMAMKKVHPKDSNNHVSALVSPKTCEKCHANEVKQFNESGHARGGIQVYAKKGMLDLMYHFEGRGHPDLQISPDSTGCMQCHGSIIKMDADNRPTKETWPNYGIGNLYPDGGIGGCKSCHSVHKFSVSEARKPAACASCHLGPDHPDIEIYNNSMHGHIFNSEGHTWNFDSAPDTWAVPDYRAPTCATCHMSGVGELQSTHNVSRRLKWNLWAPHSNLRTGGNDTAVSEYEKTGKLNVGTPLAGHVDGPEAARKEMMMVCRECHSPLHSENFFAMADKHVMLYNDYHKDAKAMLDELKAKKLLKEDPWADEFQRIYYHLWHHEGRRMRQGAMMNGPDYAHWHGVFEVKDDIRKLKDIYDKRLKSGTIE; encoded by the coding sequence ATGTTGAAAAAAGTTATTGCATTACTAGCCTGTCTTTTTTCGTTCGCATTTGCCGAGAGCATTTCGGATGCAAATCTTGTGAAAAACTTAAAAGTCGATCGCAATTTGACTCCGCTTGCTAAAAGTTGCGTTGAATGCCACGCAAAAGAGACACCGGGCATTGTGGCGGATTGGAAAAATAGCCGTCATGCGCATGTCGGAGTAAGTTGTACGGATTGTCACTCGCATCCTGCGGATAGCCCTATGGCAATGAAGAAAGTACATCCAAAAGATAGCAACAATCACGTATCTGCTTTGGTAAGTCCAAAAACCTGTGAAAAGTGTCACGCTAATGAGGTTAAGCAGTTTAACGAGAGCGGTCACGCAAGAGGTGGTATACAGGTATATGCTAAAAAAGGAATGCTTGATTTGATGTATCATTTTGAGGGTAGAGGTCACCCTGACCTACAAATTTCTCCTGATTCAACAGGCTGTATGCAGTGCCACGGCTCTATAATCAAGATGGATGCTGATAATCGTCCTACAAAAGAGACTTGGCCAAATTATGGTATAGGCAATTTGTATCCAGATGGTGGAATCGGCGGATGTAAATCATGTCACAGTGTGCATAAGTTTTCTGTAAGCGAAGCTAGAAAACCGGCTGCTTGTGCATCTTGCCACCTTGGACCTGACCATCCGGATATAGAGATTTACAACAACTCTATGCACGGTCATATCTTCAACTCAGAAGGACACACATGGAATTTCGACAGCGCTCCTGATACATGGGCTGTGCCTGACTATAGGGCTCCAACTTGTGCGACTTGCCATATGAGCGGAGTAGGTGAGTTACAAAGTACTCATAATGTTTCAAGACGTTTGAAATGGAACTTGTGGGCACCACATAGCAACCTAAGAACAGGCGGTAACGACACTGCGGTTAGTGAGTATGAAAAAACAGGTAAGCTAAATGTAGGCACTCCTCTAGCAGGTCATGTTGATGGCCCTGAGGCTGCTAGAAAAGAGATGATGATGGTTTGTAGAGAGTGTCACAGTCCTCTTCATAGTGAGAACTTCTTTGCGATGGCAGATAAGCACGTGATGCTTTATAACGACTATCATAAAGATGCTAAAGCTATGCTAGATGAGCTTAAGGCTAAGAAACTTCTTAAAGAAGATCCATGGGCGGATGAATTCCAAAGAATTTACTACCATTTATGGCATCACGAAGGTCGTCGTATGAGACAGGGTGCGATGATGAACGGACCTGACTATGCTCACTGGCATGGAGTATTCGAGGTTAAAGACGATATCAGAAAACTTAAAGACATCTATGACAAGAGACTTAAGAGCGGAACCATCGAGTAA
- the mscL gene encoding large-conductance mechanosensitive channel protein MscL, with translation MSFVKEFKEFAMRGNVIDMAVGVVIGGAFGKIVSSLVGDVIMPIVGVLTGGVNFTDLKFTLKDAVGDVPAVTVNYGSFIQTMVDFMIIAFCIFCVIKAINTLKKPKVEAPKEPAKPSEDIVLLTEIRDLLKK, from the coding sequence ATGAGTTTCGTTAAGGAATTTAAAGAATTTGCCATGCGCGGAAACGTCATAGACATGGCCGTAGGTGTCGTTATAGGAGGCGCTTTTGGCAAAATCGTAAGCTCTCTTGTGGGTGATGTGATTATGCCTATCGTAGGTGTTTTAACTGGAGGAGTAAATTTTACAGATCTTAAATTTACTCTTAAAGATGCAGTAGGAGATGTGCCGGCTGTTACTGTTAATTATGGCTCTTTTATACAGACTATGGTTGATTTTATGATCATTGCGTTTTGTATATTTTGTGTTATAAAGGCTATAAATACTCTTAAAAAACCAAAAGTCGAAGCTCCTAAAGAACCTGCTAAACCAAGCGAGGATATCGTTCTTTTAACAGAGATTAGAGATCTTCTTAAAAAGTAA
- a CDS encoding cytochrome c3 family protein has protein sequence MKRKFFVWSVVLGIFIGVISSIGIADLIHYTGSDKFCTMCHTMEPMVKSYHNDVHGGNNKLGVKAECSACHLSHDNTLMYLWTKTKVSLNDGYKTVFTDVSKIDWHKKRDHAHKFTYDSGCMTCHSNLQEMNNQVDKAWLAHRDYFAGHIKKTCVECHNNVGHKNMGIEIKKHWENINANNK, from the coding sequence ATGAAAAGAAAGTTTTTTGTTTGGTCGGTTGTGCTTGGTATATTTATAGGAGTTATATCATCGATCGGAATTGCTGATCTGATCCACTATACTGGAAGTGATAAGTTTTGCACAATGTGCCATACTATGGAGCCTATGGTAAAATCTTATCACAATGACGTGCATGGCGGAAATAATAAGCTTGGCGTAAAAGCAGAGTGTTCAGCCTGTCACCTCTCGCATGATAATACTTTAATGTATCTTTGGACAAAGACAAAAGTGTCTCTAAATGACGGCTACAAGACTGTTTTTACTGATGTAAGTAAAATCGATTGGCATAAAAAACGCGATCATGCTCACAAATTTACTTACGATAGCGGCTGTATGACCTGTCACTCGAATCTACAAGAGATGAATAATCAAGTCGATAAGGCTTGGCTTGCTCACAGAGATTATTTCGCAGGACATATCAAGAAAACCTGTGTCGAGTGCCATAACAACGTAGGGCACAAAAATATGGGTATTGAGATTAAAAAACACTGGGAGAATATAAATGCAAACAATAAATAA
- a CDS encoding DNA alkylation repair protein, with product MSDYSLAQHFGVNLAELLSGKIKAVYPKFDEQKYIKNIASKVNDLAYSGRIELHARELNSALNLNYKDQIEILTSILGEENPNETGMFKNYYWVLPIGKFVEIYGINDFETSINAIAEITKRNTGEYAIRVFIRKYPNEMLEVMRNWAKSGNFHLRRLASEGLRPKLPWASKLENFIDDPKPVFEILELLKEDNVKFVQRSVANHMNDYLKLNFEAAKELLSKWTKSKNQNTQWIVKHATRKIKI from the coding sequence ATGAGCGATTATAGCTTAGCGCAACATTTTGGCGTGAATTTAGCAGAGCTTTTATCAGGCAAGATTAAAGCCGTATATCCCAAATTTGACGAACAAAAATATATAAAAAATATAGCAAGCAAGGTTAATGATCTAGCCTATTCAGGCAGGATAGAGCTTCACGCAAGAGAGCTTAACTCCGCGCTAAATTTAAACTACAAAGATCAGATAGAAATTTTAACAAGCATATTAGGCGAAGAAAATCCAAACGAAACAGGCATGTTTAAAAACTACTATTGGGTGCTGCCGATTGGCAAATTTGTTGAAATTTACGGGATTAACGACTTTGAAACATCCATAAACGCGATTGCCGAGATAACTAAGCGAAACACAGGCGAATACGCGATAAGGGTCTTTATAAGAAAATATCCAAACGAAATGCTAGAAGTTATGCGAAACTGGGCAAAGTCCGGCAACTTTCACCTAAGGCGTCTTGCATCTGAGGGCTTGCGTCCGAAGCTTCCTTGGGCGAGTAAGCTTGAAAATTTCATAGATGATCCAAAGCCAGTTTTTGAAATTTTAGAGCTTTTAAAAGAAGATAATGTAAAATTTGTGCAAAGATCGGTAGCAAATCACATGAACGACTATCTAAAGCTAAATTTTGAAGCAGCTAAAGAGCTTCTTAGCAAATGGACAAAATCCAAAAATCAAAACACGCAGTGGATAGTAAAACACGCCACAAGAAAGATTAAAATTTAG
- a CDS encoding YggT family protein, protein MILSTFLSAIADILHMVIQIYVWIIIISAIISWVRPDPYNPVVQLLYRLTEPVYAWIRKFVPTVFGGIDLAPIFILLALQFFDRFFISLLLQYANSI, encoded by the coding sequence ATGATACTATCTACTTTTTTATCCGCTATTGCCGATATTTTGCATATGGTGATTCAAATTTACGTCTGGATTATCATTATATCAGCCATTATTAGCTGGGTAAGACCAGATCCGTATAATCCTGTTGTTCAGCTTTTATATCGTCTTACGGAGCCCGTTTATGCCTGGATTAGAAAATTTGTCCCTACAGTATTTGGAGGGATAGACCTAGCGCCGATTTTCATACTTTTAGCACTTCAGTTTTTTGATAGATTTTTCATAAGCTTACTGCTGCAATATGCTAATTCGATTTAA
- the ychF gene encoding redox-regulated ATPase YchF: protein MGLGVGIVGLPNVGKSTTFNALTKAQNAESANYPFCTIEPNKAVVPVPDKRLNELAKIVNPNKIQYSTIDFVDIAGLVKGASSGEGLGNKFLSNIRETEVILHIVRCFEDENITHVEGGVDPVRDVEIIETELILADIEQLNKKIERLNKETKANQKGAKEALEIATKLLAHLNEGKSASSFEGRDDEAFIALNKELRLLSAKEVIYGANVDEDGISEDNEYVKKLREFAAHSGHEVIKLCAKIEEELVGLSDEEAHEFLSSLGTNESGLEKIIRTAFAKLNLISYFTAGVVEVRAWTITKGWKAPKAASVIHNDFERGFIRAEVISYDDYIACNGETGAKEAGKMRLEGKEYIVQDGDVMHFRFNV, encoded by the coding sequence ATGGGTCTTGGAGTAGGTATCGTAGGTCTTCCAAATGTCGGCAAATCAACCACTTTTAACGCTCTTACAAAGGCGCAAAACGCAGAGAGTGCAAACTATCCGTTTTGCACGATCGAGCCAAATAAAGCTGTGGTGCCTGTGCCTGATAAGAGATTAAACGAGCTGGCTAAAATCGTAAATCCTAACAAAATTCAGTATTCCACCATCGATTTTGTCGATATCGCCGGACTTGTTAAGGGTGCAAGCTCGGGAGAGGGTCTTGGAAACAAATTCCTTTCAAATATACGCGAGACAGAAGTCATACTTCACATAGTGCGCTGCTTTGAGGATGAAAACATCACTCACGTAGAAGGCGGAGTCGATCCCGTGCGAGATGTAGAAATCATCGAAACCGAGCTAATCCTAGCCGATATCGAGCAGCTAAATAAAAAGATCGAACGCCTAAACAAAGAGACAAAAGCAAATCAAAAAGGTGCAAAAGAAGCGCTTGAGATAGCAACTAAGCTCTTAGCTCACCTAAATGAAGGCAAGAGCGCAAGCAGCTTTGAGGGGCGCGACGACGAAGCATTTATCGCTTTAAACAAGGAGCTAAGACTACTAAGTGCTAAAGAGGTGATATACGGTGCAAATGTCGATGAGGACGGCATTAGCGAGGATAACGAATATGTAAAAAAACTTCGCGAATTTGCCGCTCACTCAGGTCATGAAGTGATAAAGCTGTGTGCAAAGATAGAAGAGGAGCTTGTGGGTCTAAGTGACGAAGAGGCGCATGAGTTTTTAAGCTCACTTGGTACAAACGAAAGCGGTCTTGAAAAGATCATCAGAACAGCCTTTGCCAAGCTAAATTTGATAAGCTACTTTACCGCAGGCGTTGTCGAGGTGCGCGCATGGACGATCACAAAAGGCTGGAAAGCTCCAAAAGCCGCAAGCGTGATACACAACGACTTTGAGCGCGGATTTATACGTGCAGAGGTGATAAGCTATGATGACTACATCGCTTGCAACGGCGAAACAGGTGCAAAGGAAGCCGGCAAAATGAGGCTTGAAGGCAAAGAGTATATCGTGCAAGACGGCGATGTGATGCACTTTAGGTTTAATGTTTAA
- a CDS encoding metallophosphoesterase, which yields MNFVGYRGLFAKTEGRSLHKFLLAVFFATLAVGGVLLAFSLRFNFLNAQFRLAFSLMLALSFILFSFVLVSNLIIVFFRPVTKRVFSESRRKFLRFYLDITILILAFSYFFKGMYNASHVPQVKPQEIRLKGLKEPLRIAMITDVHLGDFLGVPFAKALVERINSFDVDMVVIVGDIADLHPKRLGEYIAPFAEFKSRYGTFYVPGNHEYYHGIEGTLKEISKIGIKILGNESVQVGGINLAGVYDLIGYRYKFYEPDLEAALKNTDKNLPTVLLAHQPKFIRYMHKDVDLVLCGHTHSGQIFPFSLLVKLDQKYLAGLYQVNDKMQVYVSRGAGFWGPPVRVLAPSEISLLELKGE from the coding sequence ATGAATTTTGTTGGCTACAGAGGGTTGTTTGCTAAAACCGAAGGGCGAAGTCTGCATAAATTTTTGCTCGCGGTCTTTTTTGCCACTCTTGCCGTAGGTGGCGTGCTGCTTGCGTTTTCGCTTAGGTTTAACTTCTTAAATGCCCAGTTTAGGCTTGCGTTTTCACTCATGCTTGCGCTTAGTTTTATACTCTTTTCGTTTGTGCTGGTTTCAAATCTAATCATCGTCTTTTTTAGACCCGTCACAAAGCGTGTATTTAGCGAAAGCAGGCGTAAATTTTTAAGATTTTATCTTGATATTACTATCCTAATCCTTGCTTTTAGCTACTTTTTTAAAGGTATGTATAATGCCTCGCACGTCCCACAGGTTAAGCCTCAAGAGATAAGGCTAAAAGGACTTAAAGAGCCTCTTAGGATAGCGATGATAACGGATGTGCATTTGGGCGATTTTTTAGGCGTGCCTTTTGCCAAAGCTTTGGTTGAGCGTATAAATTCGTTTGATGTAGATATGGTTGTGATAGTGGGCGATATAGCAGATCTTCATCCAAAAAGGCTTGGCGAGTATATAGCTCCTTTTGCCGAGTTTAAGTCGCGATACGGGACGTTTTATGTGCCCGGAAATCACGAATACTATCACGGTATCGAGGGAACTCTTAAAGAGATATCAAAGATAGGCATTAAAATTTTAGGCAACGAAAGCGTGCAAGTAGGCGGTATAAATTTAGCCGGAGTTTATGATCTTATCGGTTATAGATATAAGTTTTACGAGCCTGATTTAGAGGCTGCGCTTAAAAACACGGATAAAAATTTGCCAACTGTTTTGCTAGCTCATCAGCCTAAATTCATTAGATATATGCACAAAGACGTTGATCTTGTGCTTTGCGGGCACACTCACAGCGGACAAATTTTCCCATTCTCGCTTCTTGTAAAGCTTGATCAGAAGTATTTAGCGGGGCTTTATCAAGTAAATGATAAAATGCAGGTGTATGTAAGCAGAGGTGCGGGATTTTGGGGGCCTCCGGTGAGAGTTCTTGCGCCTAGCGAAATTTCTTTGTTGGAGCTTAAAGGAGAGTAG
- a CDS encoding DUF6622 family protein, translated as MNTITEAILHTPWWVFVIFIALIFLGYKQSFDRTLCFTKAVVFPILMLVFSIFSLLSSFGFLFCSSLSWLIGLILGIIIGLYKFKSQITKISSDLFLIKGNKVYIVIMMAIFFAKYIVAYSEARNLEILKSILFISSASFILGVFSGMFTARILAILRLR; from the coding sequence ATGAATACTATAACCGAGGCTATTTTACATACGCCTTGGTGGGTTTTTGTGATATTTATCGCTTTGATTTTTCTAGGCTACAAGCAAAGCTTTGATCGCACTCTATGCTTTACAAAAGCGGTTGTTTTTCCTATTTTAATGCTAGTCTTTTCAATTTTTAGCCTTTTATCGTCATTTGGATTTTTATTTTGCTCATCTTTGAGTTGGCTAATAGGTCTTATTTTGGGTATTATTATAGGTTTATACAAATTTAAATCTCAAATCACAAAAATATCTTCGGATTTGTTTTTAATCAAGGGCAATAAAGTCTATATAGTAATCATGATGGCAATTTTTTTTGCAAAATATATAGTTGCTTACAGCGAAGCTAGAAATCTTGAAATACTTAAATCAATTTTATTTATAAGCTCAGCAAGCTTTATACTAGGAGTTTTTAGCGGAATGTTTACCGCTAGAATTTTAGCAATACTACGTTTAAGATAA
- a CDS encoding lytic transglycosylase domain-containing protein, translated as MLIRFNIILFLLTTFLFGEVKSFNEIKVKEKGLAKDYYIYRLITEGNYTIKQVEELNKDIFRRSPTMIKALNTIIKPELKPTNCAKINAKNIVDANLTCQKALLKIPFMLKISKKDREKLAQKFDDINKTTARNLRILNSKNSALKFDKFKDAIAFIELFEASDKKHKELRFNQKFSTEFINLLAKEQSFQKIINRVIIDKELPKFRANFLNIKDDLISDQIAYILGINAILLDSKETAFKFFKRAEDSFKNQGAKDAAIFWQYLITKNQILLEKLNKSSDINIYTLYANELTGKEIPKVFSPTPTKQKLEDYDIKDPFLWQKTFAIVKEVNATKALEFAELFNTKETLGQHAYFMEKASGYKDHYFVMPFLEELEDINATRKATIYAIGRQESRFIPSVISTSYALGMMQFMPFLANHIGKKELTIEGFDQDDMFDPRVALRFADHHLNYLEKFLHHPLFIAYAYNGGIGFTKRVLQRGDLFNDGEFEPFLSIDLIPYTESRIYGKKVLANYIIYSNLLNSNTSILKLFEILKEPSLTDKFRTRP; from the coding sequence ATGCTAATTCGATTTAATATAATTTTATTTCTCCTTACGACTTTCTTGTTTGGAGAGGTAAAAAGCTTTAACGAGATAAAAGTTAAAGAAAAAGGGCTAGCAAAAGATTATTATATATATAGGTTAATAACAGAGGGAAATTATACAATTAAGCAGGTTGAGGAGCTAAATAAGGATATATTTCGTCGCTCTCCGACCATGATAAAAGCGCTAAATACTATAATAAAACCGGAGTTAAAACCTACAAACTGCGCAAAGATAAATGCAAAAAACATAGTAGATGCCAATTTAACCTGTCAAAAAGCGCTTTTAAAAATACCTTTTATGCTAAAAATATCCAAAAAAGATAGAGAAAAACTGGCTCAAAAATTTGATGATATAAATAAAACAACGGCTAGAAATTTAAGGATTCTAAACTCTAAAAATTCGGCCTTGAAATTTGATAAATTTAAAGATGCAATAGCCTTTATAGAGTTATTTGAGGCAAGTGACAAAAAACATAAAGAACTTAGGTTTAATCAAAAATTTAGTACCGAATTTATCAATCTACTAGCCAAAGAACAATCTTTTCAAAAAATCATAAATAGGGTAATTATAGATAAAGAGCTTCCTAAATTTAGAGCGAATTTTTTAAATATCAAAGATGATTTGATAAGCGATCAGATAGCTTATATTCTTGGCATTAACGCTATTTTACTAGACTCAAAAGAGACTGCTTTTAAGTTTTTTAAAAGAGCCGAAGATAGCTTTAAAAACCAAGGTGCAAAAGACGCTGCGATCTTTTGGCAATACCTCATAACTAAAAATCAAATTTTGCTTGAAAAGCTAAACAAAAGTAGCGACATAAACATCTATACTTTATACGCAAACGAACTAACGGGCAAAGAAATTCCAAAAGTTTTTTCGCCGACACCAACTAAGCAAAAGCTCGAAGACTACGACATCAAAGATCCATTTTTATGGCAAAAAACCTTTGCTATCGTAAAAGAGGTAAATGCGACTAAAGCTCTTGAATTCGCAGAGCTTTTCAACACTAAAGAAACACTTGGGCAGCACGCTTACTTCATGGAAAAAGCAAGCGGATATAAAGATCACTACTTTGTCATGCCGTTTTTAGAAGAACTTGAGGATATAAATGCGACCAGAAAGGCTACGATTTATGCTATAGGAAGGCAAGAAAGTAGATTTATCCCCTCTGTGATATCCACATCCTACGCGCTTGGAATGATGCAGTTTATGCCATTTCTTGCTAATCACATCGGCAAAAAAGAGCTCACGATAGAGGGCTTTGATCAAGATGATATGTTTGATCCGAGAGTTGCTTTAAGATTTGCCGACCACCACCTAAACTACTTAGAAAAATTTCTGCACCACCCTTTATTTATAGCCTATGCATATAACGGAGGAATAGGCTTTACTAAAAGAGTATTACAAAGAGGGGATTTGTTCAACGATGGTGAATTTGAGCCTTTTTTATCTATAGATCTAATTCCATATACAGAGAGTAGAATTTACGGTAAAAAAGTTCTAGCAAACTATATCATATACTCTAATTTGTTGAACTCCAATACATCGATTTTGAAACTTTTCGAAATTCTAAAAGAGCCTTCTTTGACGGATAAATTTCGAACTCGACCTTAA
- the gltX gene encoding glutamate--tRNA ligase has translation MYRFAPSPTGDMHLGNLRVAILNYLCSLQDKSGFIIRIEDTDKERNIPGKDQEILEILTKFGIKWDQLYYQSENLKFHRQLASKLMIDKHAFACFCTESELEAKKEEAKAKGVAYRYDGTCEKMSDEEVLACEKPFVIRMKKPKETMKFTDAIKGEVSFEPENVDSFVIMRADKTPTYNFACATDDMLEGVTFVIRGEDHVSNTPKQELIREGLDYTDKIRYAHLPIILNIDGKKMSKRENESSVKWLFAQGFMPEAIANYIISLGYKAPVEIFTIQEAAKWFDISKVSASPAKFDIKQLEHINREHIKLASSKRLAQLCGMDENLAELIKFYTQEASLLNEIKQKIKAIFAPKNIPDEFKNECEAIKTAINSMNLDSFENFDEFKKALMSATNLKGKSFFMPLRILLTNEQHGPELSELFPLIKEKLKEILQ, from the coding sequence ATGTATCGTTTTGCGCCATCTCCTACAGGAGATATGCATCTTGGAAATTTGCGTGTAGCCATCCTAAATTATCTATGTTCTTTACAGGATAAAAGCGGCTTTATAATACGCATAGAAGATACCGATAAAGAGAGAAATATACCGGGAAAAGATCAAGAAATTTTAGAAATTTTAACTAAATTTGGCATCAAATGGGATCAGCTTTACTATCAAAGTGAAAATTTAAAATTTCACCGTCAGCTTGCTTCAAAGCTAATGATAGACAAACACGCATTTGCCTGCTTTTGTACTGAAAGCGAGCTAGAAGCCAAAAAAGAAGAGGCTAAAGCAAAAGGTGTTGCATATCGCTATGACGGCACTTGCGAAAAGATGAGTGATGAAGAGGTTTTGGCGTGCGAAAAGCCTTTTGTAATCCGCATGAAAAAGCCAAAAGAAACGATGAAATTTACAGACGCCATAAAAGGCGAAGTAAGCTTTGAACCCGAAAACGTCGATAGCTTTGTGATCATGCGCGCGGACAAAACCCCTACTTACAACTTCGCCTGTGCAACCGACGATATGCTTGAGGGCGTTACTTTCGTCATACGCGGAGAGGATCACGTAAGTAACACGCCCAAGCAAGAGCTTATCAGAGAAGGGCTTGATTACACCGACAAAATTCGCTACGCACATCTGCCTATCATCTTAAATATAGATGGTAAAAAGATGAGCAAGCGAGAGAATGAAAGTAGCGTAAAATGGCTCTTTGCACAAGGATTTATGCCTGAAGCGATAGCCAACTACATCATCTCCCTTGGTTATAAAGCTCCTGTTGAAATTTTTACCATACAAGAGGCCGCCAAGTGGTTTGATATCTCCAAAGTCTCGGCAAGTCCGGCAAAATTTGATATCAAACAGCTAGAGCACATAAACAGAGAGCACATCAAACTAGCAAGCAGTAAACGGCTTGCCCAGCTTTGCGGTATGGATGAAAATTTAGCAGAGCTAATCAAATTTTACACTCAAGAAGCAAGCTTGCTAAATGAGATCAAGCAAAAAATAAAAGCCATATTTGCACCAAAAAATATCCCCGATGAGTTTAAAAACGAATGCGAAGCGATAAAAACCGCTATAAATTCGATGAATTTGGATAGTTTTGAAAACTTTGATGAGTTTAAAAAAGCTCTAATGAGCGCTACAAATTTAAAAGGCAAAAGCTTTTTTATGCCGCTTAGAATTCTGCTTACAAACGAACAGCACGGACCTGAACTAAGCGAGCTGTTCCCTCTAATAAAAGAAAAATTAAAGGAAATTTTACAATGA